The sequence TCACGGCAAATCAAACGAAGTGGCAATAAAGAACATGGTTGTGCTCGCGAAAAATGTTGCTGAGACAAAACTTTCTGAAAAAATAAGAAACGCATTTGAATATGTTTAATGCCTCACCACAGACCTCGCCTCAAGGTGAGTGGAAAAAAACTAACTTAGCTCCCAACATTAAACCTTAAATTTCAAACTTGAAATTGCAAGCTTGTATAACTGCTGTTCACGGATATGTTCCGGATTATGTTCTTTCCAACGAGGTGCTGGAAACCATGGTGGATACTAACAGCGAATGGATTGAAACAAGAACGGGCGTTAAGGAAAGAAGAATCCTAACCGGCAAAGGACTCGGCACCTCCGATATGGCAGTGGAAGCCATAAAATGCTTGCTGAAGAAAAAAAATATTACTCCCGAAGAAATCGACATGATAATTGTAGGTACGGTTACGCCCGATCACATTTTTCCTTCCACGTCAAATATTATCTGCGATAAATTGGGCGCTAAAAATGCCTGGGGCTATGATATTTCTGCTGCTTGTTCAGGATTTCTTTTCTCTCTCGAAACGGGAAGACAGTTCATCGAAACAGGTAAATACAAAAAAGTAATTGTTGTGGGCACAGATAAAATGTCTGCGATTGTAGATTACTCGGATCGCGCAACCTGTATAATTTTTGGCGATGGTGCCGGTGCTGTTCTTCTCGAACCCAACACAGAGGGTTTCGGAATTGTTGATTCTATTCTTCGCGTGGACGGGAGCGGGAAAAAATATCTTTTCCAGCAGGGAGGAGGTTCCGTTCAGCCGCCAACCTTGCGTTCTGTTGCCAACCGCGAACATTTTATTTATCAGGAAGGGCAGGCGGTTTTCAAATTCGCAGTGAAAGGAATGGCTGACGTTTCTGCGGAAATCATGGAAAGAAATAATCTGAAAGGTGATGATGTGGCATGGCTTGTTCCGCATCAGGCGAATAAAAGAATCATTGACGCCACTGCAAACCGAATGGGAGTCAGCTCAGAAAAAGTAATGCTCAACATTCATCGTTACGGCAACACCACATCAGGAACAATTCCTCTTTGCCTGTGGGATTACGAAAAACAAATGCGCAAAGGAGACAACATCATTCTTTCTGCATTCGGAGGAGGTTTCACCTGGGGCGCTATATATATGAAGTGGGCGTACGACACAAAATAATTTCCGATGCTTCACAAAACACGAGGCATTGTTCTCCGCACCGTTGATTATTCTGATACCAGCATCATTACAAAAATTTACACCGAACAATTCGGCATTCAGAGTTATTTAATAAAAGGAGCGAAAAGAAAAAAAGCTTCAGTAAAATCAAACTTATTTCAGCCGCTTTCTCTTTTGGAACTTGTAGTTTATAAAAAAGAAAGCAAACAGTTGCAAACTCTGAAAGAAGCAAAGCCTGAAATTCATTTTATTTCCATTCCTGGCAAACCTGCGAAAACCTCTATTTTATTTTTTTTGAATGACGTGTTGTTGAAATGTCTTCACGAAGAAGAAAACAATTCTGAATTATTTTCCTTTCTTCATGAAACTATTCAAAC comes from Bacteroidota bacterium and encodes:
- a CDS encoding ketoacyl-ACP synthase III; translated protein: MKLQACITAVHGYVPDYVLSNEVLETMVDTNSEWIETRTGVKERRILTGKGLGTSDMAVEAIKCLLKKKNITPEEIDMIIVGTVTPDHIFPSTSNIICDKLGAKNAWGYDISAACSGFLFSLETGRQFIETGKYKKVIVVGTDKMSAIVDYSDRATCIIFGDGAGAVLLEPNTEGFGIVDSILRVDGSGKKYLFQQGGGSVQPPTLRSVANREHFIYQEGQAVFKFAVKGMADVSAEIMERNNLKGDDVAWLVPHQANKRIIDATANRMGVSSEKVMLNIHRYGNTTSGTIPLCLWDYEKQMRKGDNIILSAFGGGFTWGAIYMKWAYDTK
- the recO gene encoding DNA repair protein RecO, producing the protein MLHKTRGIVLRTVDYSDTSIITKIYTEQFGIQSYLIKGAKRKKASVKSNLFQPLSLLELVVYKKESKQLQTLKEAKPEIHFISIPGKPAKTSILFFLNDVLLKCLHEEENNSELFSFLHETIQTLDLAENSFSNLHLIFLVRLSRFLGFYPQGNFSDMNSFFDLREGKFISTESPHHDYLTKDNSKLLSKLILSNYYSMENLILSGKERKSLLDILLRFYELHLSHMGRISSHKVLEQIFV